In one Roseburia intestinalis L1-82 genomic region, the following are encoded:
- a CDS encoding alpha/beta hydrolase encodes MIYILTACLVLVFLLFFTSYLLYRGVFYYPQKKHVDPYQIPDDMLYAPYKNAMLHLLHEMEQTPYEEVSIRSQDGLSLCGRLYLFRPDAPLMLFFHGYHGTFLWDGLGSFRFCRKNHINLLVVDERSHGKSADQIITFGIRECKDVKCWADYAAKRFPEKSLILSGVSMGSASVMMASVLSLPSSVKALICDCGYTAPAEIIKETIRSFHLPVSFCYALLHFGARIFGHFNLSESTALSAVKQTKLPILFIHGDHDSIVPPKMCDELYDACASRKKKLIITGSQHAVNAMADFDSYEREIMNFLKESGIKI; translated from the coding sequence ATGATCTATATTCTTACAGCATGTTTAGTTTTGGTATTTCTTTTGTTTTTCACTTCCTATCTGCTATATCGCGGTGTCTTTTATTATCCGCAAAAAAAGCATGTCGACCCGTACCAGATACCGGATGACATGCTCTATGCCCCTTATAAAAATGCTATGCTCCATCTTCTCCATGAAATGGAGCAGACTCCCTATGAAGAAGTTTCTATCCGGTCACAGGATGGTCTGTCTCTGTGCGGCAGACTTTATCTGTTTCGTCCGGATGCACCGCTTATGCTCTTTTTTCATGGATATCATGGAACTTTTCTCTGGGATGGTCTGGGATCTTTTCGCTTCTGCAGGAAAAATCATATCAACCTTCTTGTAGTCGATGAGCGCAGCCACGGGAAAAGTGCCGACCAGATCATTACCTTTGGTATCCGGGAATGCAAGGATGTAAAATGCTGGGCAGATTACGCTGCAAAACGCTTTCCGGAAAAATCCCTGATCTTATCCGGTGTATCTATGGGTTCTGCTTCTGTCATGATGGCATCTGTTCTCTCCCTGCCGTCTTCTGTGAAAGCCCTGATCTGCGACTGCGGATACACTGCCCCTGCCGAAATTATCAAAGAAACCATACGGTCTTTTCATCTGCCGGTTTCTTTCTGTTATGCCCTGCTGCACTTTGGCGCACGCATTTTCGGGCACTTCAATCTCAGTGAATCAACCGCATTATCTGCCGTAAAACAGACAAAACTGCCCATTCTCTTTATCCATGGGGATCATGATTCCATCGTTCCACCAAAAATGTGCGACGAACTTTATGATGCCTGTGCATCCAGAAAGAAAAAACTGATCATTACAGGCTCCCAGCACGCTGTCAACGCAATGGCTGATTTTGATTCCTATGAACGGGAGATCATGAATTTTCTCAAAGAATCCGGAATAAAGATTTAA
- a CDS encoding GGDEF domain-containing protein, whose amino-acid sequence MNTFSKLYDTELHNQEIKSNKRTLMGFCWFFLTLLLVWVLTMINFFLISKFLISLSLGFTVLLLIPPVIIYKKTDLSSPWIKYLFLALISIICSIITALLTYHAVLIFVMPLLFAIQYRKRQALWFSFIFNTITMFISSYVGFYYGLCDLNLLLESTHTRNWYLQTMTGSFLQIPFNENPMFIIAVFEVLPRTLILLIFTIMLQYTIIRSHNDALRIAELTYRKDMDARTKLYNKNKYEDMAVNYYPSVGYIAVAFWDLNNLKMINDNFGHAVGDSLIQTMSEKLLAVSNERCRTYRVGGDEFLLILDDPAPGEINRIIQQVKTELSSGTGTTGLRILAAVGSAEGCGADIRSLVKKADAAMYSDKAKSKEGRS is encoded by the coding sequence ATGAATACATTTTCCAAACTTTACGATACAGAATTGCACAATCAGGAGATCAAATCAAATAAACGGACTTTAATGGGGTTTTGCTGGTTTTTCCTGACACTGCTGCTTGTCTGGGTTTTAACCATGATCAATTTCTTTCTGATCAGTAAATTTTTAATCAGTCTTTCACTGGGATTTACGGTACTCTTACTCATTCCTCCTGTCATTATCTATAAAAAGACCGATCTCTCAAGTCCATGGATCAAATATTTATTTCTGGCATTGATCAGTATCATCTGCTCGATCATTACCGCACTGCTTACCTATCATGCAGTTTTGATTTTCGTTATGCCACTGTTATTTGCGATCCAGTACCGGAAACGTCAGGCGCTCTGGTTTTCCTTTATTTTTAACACGATTACCATGTTTATCAGTTCCTATGTGGGATTTTATTACGGACTGTGTGACCTGAATCTGCTCTTAGAGAGCACCCATACAAGAAACTGGTACCTGCAGACTATGACCGGTTCTTTTCTGCAGATTCCTTTTAATGAAAATCCTATGTTTATCATTGCCGTCTTTGAAGTTTTGCCGCGTACACTGATCCTGCTTATTTTTACGATCATGCTTCAGTATACTATCATCAGGAGTCACAATGATGCCCTTAGGATTGCAGAGCTTACCTATCGCAAGGATATGGATGCCCGCACAAAACTTTATAATAAGAATAAATACGAAGATATGGCTGTAAATTATTATCCATCCGTCGGATATATTGCCGTTGCATTCTGGGATCTGAACAATTTAAAAATGATCAATGATAACTTTGGACATGCTGTTGGCGATTCCCTGATCCAGACCATGTCAGAGAAATTGCTTGCCGTTTCCAATGAAAGATGCCGTACTTACCGTGTCGGCGGTGATGAATTTCTGCTGATCCTTGATGATCCGGCACCTGGTGAAATAAACCGGATCATACAACAGGTAAAAACGGAACTCTCTTCCGGCACTGGCACTACCGGTCTCCGTATCCTTGCTGCAGTCGGTTCGGCAGAAGGATGTGGAGCCGATATCCGTTCACTTGTAAAAAAAGCAGATGCCGCCATGTATTCAGACAAGGCAAAGAGCAAGGAGGGCAGATCATGA
- a CDS encoding Cof-type HAD-IIB family hydrolase: MKKAVFFDIDGTLWDFKMNIPESTKKALKELRKNGYYAFLCSGRSRSNIKSPKLLALGFDGIVAACGTHIEFDGEKLFELLLTKEQIGHILAVLRKHQIPMVLEGPNYIYVDEKDFADDPYVIYLRNELGENLKSITGTAQYEVNKLSAELGNADVELVRKELGTEFDMIVHEPDGILEIGQAGHSKASGIERLCASLGIAKEDTYAFGDSANDVEMLEFVAHGIAMGNGTDVAKNAAEFVTTDIHKDGIWNGLKHYGLI, encoded by the coding sequence ATGAAAAAAGCAGTATTTTTTGATATAGATGGTACTTTGTGGGATTTTAAAATGAATATTCCGGAAAGTACAAAAAAAGCATTAAAAGAGCTCAGAAAAAATGGTTATTATGCATTTCTATGCAGTGGAAGAAGCCGGTCAAATATTAAAAGTCCCAAATTACTTGCACTTGGATTTGACGGAATCGTGGCAGCGTGCGGCACACATATCGAGTTTGATGGGGAAAAGCTGTTTGAACTGCTGCTGACGAAAGAACAGATCGGGCATATCCTTGCAGTGCTGCGGAAACATCAGATCCCGATGGTCTTAGAGGGACCGAACTATATTTATGTGGATGAAAAAGATTTTGCCGACGATCCATATGTCATTTATCTGAGAAATGAGCTTGGGGAAAACTTAAAAAGTATTACCGGGACTGCACAATATGAGGTAAATAAGCTGAGTGCGGAACTTGGAAATGCAGATGTAGAACTTGTCAGAAAAGAACTGGGAACGGAGTTTGATATGATCGTCCATGAGCCGGATGGAATATTAGAGATCGGGCAGGCGGGGCATTCAAAGGCAAGCGGCATTGAGCGCCTCTGTGCGTCTCTTGGAATCGCAAAGGAAGATACCTATGCATTCGGGGATAGCGCTAATGATGTGGAAATGCTTGAATTTGTGGCACATGGGATTGCCATGGGAAATGGTACGGATGTGGCAAAGAATGCGGCAGAATTTGTTACCACAGATATCCATAAAGATGGGATCTGGAACGGACTGAAACATTATGGGCTGATTTAA
- a CDS encoding 4Fe-4S dicluster domain-containing protein, producing MYADENVIKIKHDVLYTVAKLAFEGRLEEERDHIATELIPGPTPQFRCCIYKEREIIRQRVRLAEGKAPGAEDDGNVIQVISSACEDCPISSYTVTENCQNCLGKACVNACKFGAIEPGRDRSHIDPSKCKECGRCAQACPYNAIAHLKRPCKFSCPVNAITYNEYGISVIDKEKCIRCGKCIHSCPFGAIASKTFIVPVIEALKAGKHIYAMAAPATEGQFGVDITMASWKKAMKEMGFTDFYDVGLGGDMTAAYEAEEWAEAYKEGNKKVTSCCPAFVNMVRLHYPELAECVSTTVSPMCAVSRLIKAKDPEAITVFIGPCVAKKSEVADQKIEGNADYVLTYSEIRAMMKAKGVELQPCANDDQTASTFGKRFANSGGVTAAVLESLKESNDEIAATVCKANGAAECKKALLLLKAARLPEDFIEGMACEGGCVGGPSAFNDQVSSKKNRDTLIGQADDRTIHDNLKNYDMESFSMHRE from the coding sequence ATGTATGCAGATGAAAATGTGATTAAAATCAAACACGATGTACTCTACACAGTCGCAAAGCTTGCATTTGAAGGCAGACTTGAAGAAGAGAGAGACCACATCGCAACAGAACTCATTCCAGGTCCGACACCGCAGTTTCGCTGTTGTATTTATAAAGAGAGGGAGATCATCCGTCAGAGAGTCCGTTTAGCAGAGGGCAAGGCACCGGGTGCAGAGGATGATGGAAATGTGATCCAGGTTATCAGTTCCGCATGTGAGGATTGCCCGATTTCCAGTTATACAGTAACAGAAAACTGTCAGAATTGTCTTGGAAAAGCATGTGTCAATGCATGTAAATTTGGCGCAATTGAGCCGGGAAGAGACCGCTCCCATATTGATCCTTCCAAATGTAAAGAGTGTGGAAGATGTGCACAGGCATGTCCTTACAATGCAATCGCACATTTAAAGAGACCATGTAAATTCAGCTGTCCGGTTAATGCGATTACATACAATGAGTATGGCATTTCCGTGATCGACAAAGAAAAATGTATCCGCTGCGGTAAATGTATCCACAGCTGTCCGTTTGGAGCAATCGCATCCAAAACATTTATTGTACCGGTTATCGAGGCTTTAAAAGCAGGTAAGCATATATATGCAATGGCAGCTCCGGCAACAGAAGGTCAGTTTGGTGTTGATATCACCATGGCAAGCTGGAAGAAAGCCATGAAAGAGATGGGATTTACAGATTTCTATGATGTAGGTCTTGGCGGAGATATGACGGCAGCTTATGAGGCAGAAGAGTGGGCTGAGGCATATAAAGAGGGAAATAAGAAAGTTACTTCCTGTTGTCCGGCATTCGTAAATATGGTGCGTTTACATTATCCGGAATTAGCAGAGTGCGTGTCCACAACAGTGTCTCCGATGTGTGCAGTTTCACGTCTGATCAAAGCAAAAGATCCGGAAGCAATCACTGTATTTATCGGACCTTGTGTTGCCAAGAAGTCTGAAGTGGCAGATCAGAAGATCGAGGGAAATGCAGATTATGTATTAACATACAGCGAGATCCGTGCAATGATGAAAGCAAAAGGTGTTGAGTTACAGCCATGTGCAAACGATGACCAGACAGCTTCTACATTTGGTAAACGTTTTGCAAACTCCGGCGGTGTAACAGCTGCAGTACTTGAGAGTTTAAAAGAGTCTAACGATGAGATCGCAGCAACCGTATGCAAGGCAAACGGTGCGGCAGAGTGTAAGAAAGCATTACTTCTGTTAAAAGCAGCAAGACTGCCGGAAGACTTCATCGAAGGTATGGCATGTGAAGGCGGCTGTGTCGGTGGTCCAAGTGCATTCAATGATCAGGTTTCTTCCAAGAAGAATCGTGATACACTGATCGGACAGGCAGACGACCGTACGATCCATGACAACTTAAAGAATTATGACATGGAAAGCTTCTCCATGCACCGCGAGTAA
- a CDS encoding DUF2974 domain-containing protein: protein MANIMDYMDWRGDLSFEADEFNEVDNLILAQLAYVDFEGIVTAEENAPAVPLKEASGQFWEKNDKDEILARVSMTKSAPFVMEKMAETKRFSNVKLRCYVNEIRDEEQFQFSAVCVELPDDSLYVAFRGTDNTITGWREDFNMGYLSETPGQLRAVEYLNRAVTDKKQRVRVGGHSKGGNFAVYASVKCDPQIQNQILNVYSNDGPGFRSDMVESTEYQRMLPKLHTILPESSIVGMLLEHQESFEVVKSSNSGIQQHDAMSWEVLGRSFVHVDQVAAQSLLLDETMKSWIYQLDEEERAQIVETAFDMIEKVGIRTVDDFYHSKWKKIQELMKETSKLSPERQKLFSRALKLLWTEGNKAMKETVKQTVKRTVKQSPLKK from the coding sequence ATGGCAAATATCATGGATTATATGGACTGGCGTGGTGATTTATCGTTTGAGGCAGATGAATTTAATGAAGTTGATAATCTGATTTTAGCGCAGCTTGCATATGTTGATTTTGAGGGGATCGTTACTGCAGAGGAAAATGCGCCGGCAGTACCGCTTAAGGAGGCATCCGGACAATTTTGGGAAAAGAATGATAAAGACGAAATCTTAGCGCGGGTATCCATGACGAAATCGGCTCCGTTTGTTATGGAGAAAATGGCAGAAACAAAACGTTTTTCGAATGTAAAACTACGCTGCTATGTCAACGAGATCCGGGATGAGGAACAGTTTCAGTTTTCGGCGGTCTGTGTGGAACTGCCGGATGACAGCCTGTATGTGGCATTTCGTGGAACGGACAACACGATCACGGGCTGGCGGGAAGATTTTAATATGGGTTATCTGTCAGAAACGCCGGGACAGCTCCGGGCAGTGGAATATTTGAACCGTGCAGTGACAGACAAAAAGCAGAGGGTGCGTGTCGGCGGCCATTCAAAGGGTGGAAATTTTGCCGTGTATGCCTCCGTAAAATGTGATCCGCAGATCCAGAACCAGATTTTAAATGTGTACAGCAATGATGGTCCGGGATTCCGGAGCGATATGGTGGAAAGCACAGAGTACCAGCGCATGCTGCCAAAGCTGCACACGATCCTGCCGGAATCTTCCATTGTCGGAATGCTCTTAGAGCATCAGGAGTCGTTTGAAGTTGTCAAGAGCTCAAACAGCGGGATCCAGCAGCACGATGCCATGTCATGGGAGGTACTCGGAAGATCTTTTGTACATGTAGATCAGGTTGCGGCGCAGAGCCTGTTGCTGGATGAAACGATGAAATCATGGATTTACCAGTTAGACGAGGAAGAGAGAGCACAGATCGTAGAGACAGCATTTGATATGATCGAAAAAGTCGGGATCCGTACGGTAGATGATTTTTACCACAGTAAATGGAAGAAAATACAGGAACTGATGAAGGAAACCAGTAAACTTTCACCGGAGCGGCAGAAACTGTTTTCAAGAGCCTTAAAACTGCTTTGGACGGAAGGAAATAAAGCAATGAAGGAGACGGTAAAACAGACCGTAAAACGCACGGTAAAACAGTCTCCGTTGAAAAAATAA
- the groL gene encoding chaperonin GroEL (60 kDa chaperone family; promotes refolding of misfolded polypeptides especially under stressful conditions; forms two stacked rings of heptamers to form a barrel-shaped 14mer; ends can be capped by GroES; misfolded proteins enter the barrel where they are refolded when GroES binds) — MAKEIKYGTEARAALGAGVDKLANTVRVTLGPKGRNVVLDKSYGAPLITNDGVTIAKEIELEDAFENMGAQLVKEVATKTNDVAGDGTTTATVLAQAMVQEGMKNLEAGANPIILRRGMKKATDKAVEAILAMSSKVNGKDQIAKVAAISAGDENVGNMVADAMEKVSNDGVITIEESKTMQTELDLVEGMQFDRGYVSAYMCTDMDKMEAVLDDPYILITDKKISNIQEILPLLEQIVQSGARLLIIAEDIEGEALTTLIVNKLRGTFNVVAVKAPGYGDRRKAMLEDIAILTGGQVISSDLGLELKDTTMDQLGRAKSVKVQKENTVIVDGAGDKDAIASRVNQIRGQIEETTSEFDKEKLQERLAKLAGGVAVIRVGAATETEMKEAKLRMEDALNATRAAVEEGIIAGGGSAYIHATKAVAELADTLEGDEKTGAKVILKALEAPLYYISANAGLEGAVIINKVKESKDGIGFNAATEEYVDMVENGILDPVKVTRTALQNATSVASTLLTTESVVANIKEDVPAVPAGNPGMGMM; from the coding sequence ATGGCAAAGGAAATTAAATATGGCACAGAAGCAAGAGCAGCATTAGGTGCAGGTGTAGATAAACTGGCAAATACCGTAAGAGTAACATTAGGACCGAAAGGAAGAAACGTAGTACTTGACAAATCCTACGGTGCTCCACTGATCACAAACGATGGTGTTACGATCGCAAAAGAGATCGAGTTAGAAGATGCATTCGAGAACATGGGTGCACAGCTTGTAAAAGAAGTTGCAACAAAGACAAACGATGTTGCAGGTGATGGTACCACAACAGCAACTGTTTTAGCACAGGCAATGGTACAGGAAGGTATGAAGAACCTTGAAGCAGGTGCAAACCCGATCATCCTTCGCCGTGGTATGAAGAAAGCAACAGATAAAGCTGTAGAAGCAATCCTTGCAATGTCTTCCAAAGTAAACGGAAAAGACCAGATCGCAAAAGTAGCTGCAATCTCTGCAGGAGATGAGAACGTAGGTAACATGGTAGCCGACGCGATGGAAAAAGTTTCCAACGATGGTGTTATCACAATCGAGGAATCTAAGACAATGCAGACAGAGCTTGACTTAGTAGAAGGTATGCAGTTTGATCGTGGTTATGTATCTGCTTACATGTGCACAGATATGGACAAAATGGAAGCAGTATTAGATGATCCTTACATCTTAATTACAGATAAGAAGATCAGCAACATTCAGGAGATTCTTCCTCTGTTAGAGCAGATCGTACAGAGCGGCGCAAGATTACTCATCATCGCTGAGGACATCGAGGGTGAGGCACTTACCACATTGATTGTCAACAAATTGCGTGGTACATTCAACGTAGTAGCTGTCAAAGCACCTGGTTATGGTGACAGAAGAAAAGCAATGCTTGAAGATATCGCAATCTTAACAGGTGGTCAGGTAATCAGCTCTGATCTTGGTCTGGAATTAAAAGACACAACGATGGATCAGTTAGGCCGTGCAAAATCTGTCAAAGTTCAGAAAGAGAACACAGTAATCGTTGACGGTGCCGGTGACAAAGATGCAATCGCAAGCAGAGTAAACCAGATCCGTGGACAGATCGAGGAGACAACATCTGAGTTCGATAAAGAGAAATTACAGGAGAGACTTGCTAAATTAGCAGGCGGTGTCGCAGTCATCCGTGTCGGTGCAGCAACTGAGACAGAGATGAAAGAAGCAAAACTTCGTATGGAAGATGCTTTAAATGCAACAAGAGCAGCAGTAGAAGAAGGTATCATCGCAGGCGGCGGTTCTGCATATATCCATGCAACCAAAGCTGTTGCAGAGTTAGCTGACACCTTAGAGGGTGATGAGAAGACCGGTGCAAAGGTTATCTTAAAAGCTCTCGAAGCTCCGTTATACTACATTTCTGCAAACGCAGGTCTTGAGGGTGCTGTTATCATCAACAAAGTAAAAGAGTCCAAAGACGGTATCGGATTCAACGCAGCAACCGAAGAATATGTAGATATGGTTGAGAATGGTATCCTTGACCCGGTTAAAGTTACAAGAACAGCATTACAGAACGCAACATCTGTTGCATCTACACTGCTTACAACAGAGTCTGTTGTTGCAAACATCAAAGAAGATGTTCCGGCAGTTCCAGCAGGTAACCCGGGCATGGGAATGATGTAA
- the groES gene encoding co-chaperone GroES, with amino-acid sequence MKLVPLSDRVVLKQCEAEETTKSGIILTSSAQEKPQEAEVIAVGPGGMVDGKEVTMQVKAGQKVIYSKYAGTEVKLDGEEYIIVKQNDILAVVE; translated from the coding sequence ATGAAATTAGTTCCATTAAGCGACAGAGTCGTATTAAAACAGTGTGAGGCAGAGGAGACTACAAAATCAGGTATCATCCTTACAAGCAGTGCACAGGAAAAACCACAGGAGGCAGAGGTTATAGCAGTTGGTCCTGGCGGAATGGTTGATGGAAAAGAAGTTACCATGCAGGTAAAAGCAGGTCAGAAGGTAATTTATTCGAAATACGCAGGAACAGAAGTAAAATTAGACGGAGAAGAATACATCATTGTAAAACAGAATGATATTCTCGCAGTTGTAGAGTAA